The genomic interval GAGTCAGGTTGTTGTCCTTCGAAACCAGCGTCGTCTGCCCCGTTTGCCGATCATGCACATAGACCTGTGCCCCGCTGACACCCGATACTAAATTCGTCGACGCCGAGACAAAGGCAATATAGCGCCCGTCTGCGCTGATCGCCGGCGCACTGCTGATACCAGTACCGACCACGCCTGCACTGCTTTTCGAGATGACGGAGGTCTGGCCGGTCTGACGATTGCGCACGTAAATCTGTTGGCCGCTGACTCCGGTCACGAGGTTCGTAGCCAGCGAGACAAACGCCACGAGGCTCCCATCGCTACTGATTGAAGGCGCGCTACTCCCACCGTTTCCCGAGATGACAATCGTTGCGGTGCTATCGCGTGAAACCACTTCAATTTGATTCGTTTGCCGACTGTGCAGATAGATCTGCGAGCCGCTGACACCGGTGACGAAATTTGCCGCTTGAGAGGTAAAGGCCACGAGGCTTCCGTCACTGTTGATGGAAGGAGCCGAACTGGCACCGCTACCTGCCACACCGGTACCATCGACTGATACGCGATCTGTCCTTGGATGCACCGCAAACAATACCGAACCGGTCGCAGCCTTGCCTGTGCCGTCCCTCACAGTGAACACCGCGGTCGGATTTCCCTCTGCCGTCGGGGTGCCGCTCACGACACCCGTTCCTGCATTGAGGGTGAGGCCTGTCGGCAGGGTACCGCCAGACAAGGTCCAGGTGAACGGAGCCGTGCCCCCTGTGGCAGCCAATGTCGAGGAATAGGCATTCCCGACTACGCCATACGTTGCCGAGGTCGTCGATACCGCAAAGACCTGAGTAGTGCCTCCTCCCGCACCACTCCCGCCACCTGAACAGCTGAGGAGACTGAACCCGAGGATCATGACCGACAATATTGAGGCGATATGTTTCATATCCGGAATTCTCCTACGAATTCTTCTTCGAGCAACAGTTGTGCCATCTTACTCGACTATGAAAAGATGAACCAACCTTACGGATGGGGGGTATTGAGTGAGCCAACCTTCGACTTCGCCACTCGTGCTGCTGGGCTCCGGCTATACGGGGCATGTGTTGTACACCATGGAAGCCGCTCAAGGACGGACGATCCTGGCCACGAGCAGAAATCCTCTTTGCCATCTCGCGGAGATGCCCTCGGAACAACGTGTGATATTCGACCTGGAACAGCCCTCGACCTGGATGAATATCCCTATAGGCGCCGATCTCGTCTGGTGCTTTCCGGCAACTCCGCTTCATCAGGTAGAAGCCTTCGCGGGCTGGCTCAACGCCTCAGCCAGACGCCTGGTGGTACTCGGCAGCACCTCTGCCTATGAAGTCGGCGAATCTCAGGACTACCCGCCGCAATGGATCGATGAAACCGCGCCAATCGATCTGACCAAACCCCGCGTTCAGGGTGAGGAGTTCTTACGACACACATATGGAGCGATCGTCTTACGCGTCGCGGGCATCTATGGGCCCGGGAGAAATCCGTTGAATTGGATCAGGCAAGGCCGCGTCGGCCCATCACGGAAATATGTGAACTTGATCCACGTCGAAGACCTGGCTGCCATCTGCCTCGCCGCCATCGAAAAAGGAACCCCTGGCGAGGTCTACAATGTCAGCGACGGCCAACCTCACACATGGAGCGAAATCTGCGCCACCGCGCAACAGCGATGGAACGTGACAGCGACAGCCGCAAAAGAAGACTCTTCATCGGGAAAACGAATCAGCACCGCCAAAGTTCGCGTTCAGCTAGGCTACGACCTGAAGCACCCGGACTTATACGAAGCCCTGCAAACACTGACATAGAAACTTCACATATTGTGGCTCTTGCGGACGATCAAACTGGCTCTCCAACTAGGCCGCAGACGAAGCCCAACCGGAGGCGTACCCGTAGGGTACGTTGAGGATTGGGTTGAGTTGAGAACGACGTTGGAAGCCAGTTTGATCGCCCGCTACCGTAACAACGCCATCACGGCCAGACAAACGAGCAAATTATTGATGGCATGCGCCAACATCCCAGGCAAAAGACTCCCGGTTTTTTCATACATCCAGGCCCAGAGCAGACCACTCCAGAGCACACTGATGAAACCGACCAATCCATAACCATGGGCAATGGCAAAGATGCTCGCACTGATCAGCGCGGCAGGCAGGAAGCGGAACCTCCGGCGTAGAATCGCGAACAGGAGCCCGCGAAATGCGAGTTCTTCAAACACGGGCGCAAAGATCACATACTCGACCAAGCTGATCGCCGTCAGCATCGGTGAGGCCCAGACAAGATCTGCGTCGAACCATTCAGCCCAATGACTCGTCAGATGAAGCGGCTCCGACAGCCAATCCATCACCCACTCGCCCCACAACCCGGCAGCCACCACCGCCAAGACCGCGGTCGCCAAACGTCCGGCACGGGCCCATCCGATCTCCAGCCCAAAGCCTTCGTCAAACGTCATCCCGGCCGGCCGGAAGAGGTGGCGATGGGCTAAAAAGAGTAACGGCAGATTCGTCATCGGAATGGCCAATGCCCGAAGCGACGCATTGTCGGGCGGCGCATAAATCAAAAATAGCGCAGTACCCATCGCACCGATCGCGCCGCCGCGCAGCAAGACTGCCGCACCGATTCCGCCTGGCCAGGGCGGCGGCACGCCCGGTTCATGGAGCCTGACGAAGCTGGACGGCTCCTTCCGCCTCAGCCAGATGAGTACTAAGCCCACCGTCCCAAGGACCAGCGCGCTGAGCTCGACAAGCGTGACGCGCTGCGACCGGACAAATTGACGGTCGACGCGGACCGCAGCCTGTTCCTGAATCCTAACCACGAGTGCGTGATCCTTGGCACGGCGGGCCAACCCTTCAGCCAGGCGATCGTAAAACCAGCCGGCAGGCAACAGCTCTGCCAGCTCGGCTTGCCACAAGACATACCGGTCCGCATCCTGAGCCGGTCCTTCGCCATAGGCGGCCATCACCAGATCGGCAAACTGAGGCAGCGGATCGTCCGCTTCGGCCCAGTCGTGCGCGGAGAGGAGCGCCTGCGACACATGGCCGGCCTCAGCTTGAAGAATCGCTAACTGAAGCGGCACGACAGGATCGGCAGAGACCCTGGCCAATTCTCGATACCATTCAATCGCATGAGCCTGTTCAGCCTCGCGATCGCCGGAGGCCCAGGTAAAGAGCCATTGCTCCCATGGTCTCGCACGCTTGAGACCTTCATGAACATCCATCGTCCGACTGACCATCAGACTGAGCGCTTGCTCAGGTGCCTCGATCCGCTCCAGCTTAGATGACGATGCGGACAGCCACACCACCATGGCCAAGGCCCCCACGAGAAATATGGCTGCCAAGAGCGTGATCTTGGGCGAAAATCGTCCGGGATAGATTCCGACCGGGGGCGGCGCGTCCGTGGCTCGCCACCAGGATTGTGGCGGCGGCGACTCGTTGAAGGGCACAGTCTCTCTCTCCATCATAGTTCGAACTATAACATGCTGATTTTCCGACTCGAAACCCCTCAAAGTGACTAGACCACGCAAAAGACCCATCAGAATACCCGTGGCCGAAGGCAACTGAACTCCGCTATACTGAGCCGTTTTCTTTTCCGCCTGGGGGAAAACCAAACTAGGCAACATGATCATGCGCTGGTTCATCCGTCTGGAGCGACAGGAGTAGCCCCCTACAGGATGCTCAAAAAGGTCGTCCAGCAAGGCCGCAGCGAGTGAAGACCCGAGGCGTACCCGGAGGGTACGTTGAGGGTCTGAACGATGCGAGAACGCTGCTGGCGGACTTTTTCAGCATCCTGTGAGATTCGGAGTGTGATGCCCTTTCCAAACTTCATCCCGCCACGCCGGCTGCTCCTTGGCCCAGGACCCAGCATGGTGCATCCGCGAGTCCTCCGCGCACTCTCGACTCCTCTGGTCGGCCATCTGGACCAGGCCTTTCTCGGGATCATGAACGATATCCAAACCCTGTTGCGCGGCGTCTTTCAGACCAAGAACCGGTTCACTATCGCAATCTCCGGCACCGGCTCAGCCGGGATGGAAGCATCGATGGTGAATATCGTTGAGCCGGGCGATACCGTGATCGTCGGGGTCAATGGTGTGTTTGGCACAAGATGGGCCACCATCGTCGAGCGGTGCGGTGGCAAGGCCATCCGCGTAGAGGCCCCCTGGGGGCAAATCATAGAACCAGAGGCCATCGAACAGGCACTGCGCCAATCCGGCCCGGTGAAGGCGGTGGCCATCGTCCATGCGGAAACATCGACCGGCGTCTGGCAGCCGCTGGAGCCCATCGCCCGCCTCTGCCGCGAGCATGACAGCCTGTTTCTCGTCGATGCTGTGACCTCGTTGGGGGGCGCCCCGGTCGAGGTCGATCGTTGGGGCATCGACGTCTGTTATAGCGGCACACAGAAATGTCTGAGTTGTCCACCCGGCCTGTCTCCCTTCACCCTCAGCGAACGCGCATTGGATGCGATCAAAGCCAGGCGAACGCCCTGCCAGAGTTGGTACTTGGATCTGTCGTTGATCGCGGACTACTGGGCTGAAGGCAAGAGGGCCTACCATCACACGGCCCCGATCTCCATGCTCTATGCGCTACGGGAAGCGTTGCGCCTCGTCGACGAAGAAGGATTGCCGGCTCGCTTCGCGCGCCATCAACTCAATAGCGACGCCTTGACCGCGGGCTTGATCGAACTTGGACTTCAGCCTCTTCCCCCCACAGGATATCGACTCCCGATGTTGACCTGTGTCACAGTCCCCTCCCATATTCCTGAGGCCGAGATACGGACGAAGCTACTCTCGATCTATGGCATTGAAATCGGCGGCGGGCTCGGCCCCCTCACAGGAAAGGTCTGGCGTATCGGCTTCATGGGCGAATCATCGACCGAAGCACACGTCTTAACCCTGCTCAATGCGTTGGAAGAACTCGGTATTCGCGGCGGGTGGTTGTCCACTCCCGGAGTCGGACTCCAAGCCGCAGCACGGATCTATAACCGCAAGGCGTCTTAACGGCAAAGGACATCACTCTCATGGATAACAAACCATTACTCTGGGTACTCGGTGGCGGGTCCTTTGCTTTTGTCGCCGTCATCACCTACTGGATCTTTGCCCTGACATTGGCCAATCAGATGAAGGCTGATCTCGTTCCGCCGGAAAAGGCCGCGTCGTATATCCACGCCTTGATCGAAGCCAACCGAAAAAACTACACGGAAAACGTCGTGGATAAACTCCGCAAGGCAGGACTCGCGGTCGCGATCGAACATTGGCGAGACGAAAAAGGCGTACCCCTGCCTGCACAATTTCTCTTGGAGTCCGGGCGGCTGGTCGCACAAAAGGATCTCAAGTTCACCTTCCGGCTCGCCAGCATGACGCCGATCTATGTCTGGAACGGTGCGACGACAGACTTCGAACGAAAAGGGCTCGACACCGTCACCAAAGATCCCTCAAAACCCTTCGGGGGGTTCGTCAGACTCGACGGTGGCCGCTACTATCAAACGATTTATCCGGATCTCGCGGTCGCCCAATCCTGCGTGACCTGTCACAACGAACATCCCAACAGCCCGCGCCGCGACTACAAAGTCGGCGATGTGATGGGCGGCATTATCATCACCATCCCCATCGATATACCATGATGAAATCCTTTGCCATTCGCTCAGTGCGCGTCATCGACGGGACCGGTCGGACGATCGAACGGGCCACGGTGATTATTCGAGGGAAGACCATTGCCGCCGTCGGACCGGATCGAGAGCTCTCTATCCCACATGGCGCGACCAAGATCGATGGCCGGGGACTGACCCTGCTGCCGGGATTGATCGACTGTCACGTGCACTTCTGCCTCGGAGCCGAGCCGGATGTCGTCGAGGCGATCGCGAACGAGACGCCCGCACTGACATTGCTCAAGTCCAGCCGGGCGGCGCACCAGACCTTGGAGGCAGGCGTGACCACCGTACGCGACGTCGGGTCGCGAGACCATGCCATCTTCACGTTGAAGCAGGCCATCGATACGGGCCTCGTGCCAGGCCCTCGCATCGTCGGAGCAGGCCTGGCGATTTGCATGATCGGCGGCCATGCCCGGTTTATCGGTCAGGAAGTGGAAGGGGTCGAACAAGTCCGTGCTGTCGTACGCGCACAAATCGCCGCTGGAGCCGGCGTCATTAAAGTCATTGCCTCTGGCGGTGTCCTCACGCCAGGCACCTCGCCCGACCAGGCCCAAATGACGGTGGAAGAACTCAGGGCCGCCGTGGAAGAAGCCGGGCAAGCGGGGAGGAAAGTCGCCGCCCATGCCCATGGATCATCGGGGATGAAAAATGCCGTCCGCGCCGGAGTCCATTCGATCGAGCATGCCACGCTCATGGACGAAGAAGCCGCAACCATGATGCGTGGACAGGGTGTCTTCATGGTCCCGACCCTCTCCGCGCTGGCCACTACGGCCGCCTGCCGCCTCGGGTGCGGGGTGCCTGACAGTGCTCGCGACAAGGCCAAATCGATGACGAAACGTCATGCCGTCAGCTTCAAGAACGCCCTGCGTGACGGCATCCAGATTGCGATGGGCACCGACGCGGGGACGCCCTTTAACTTTCATGGCGAAAACGCCCAGGAGCTCGAACGGATGGTCGCCTTCGGCATGAGCCCGATGCAGGCCATTCTCGCCTCGACCTCCGCTGCCGCACGTTTAATCGGTATTCAGGACCTGGTGGGAACCATCGAGAAGGGGAAAGTGGCAGATCTTCTACTGATCGAAGGCAATCCGATCCGCCACATCGACCTGCTCCGCGACCGCAGCCGGATTGTCGGGGTCATGCAGGCAGGCACGTGGGCGGCGGGACCTCTTTCGAAGACGTGAACCGCGAGACGTGAAAGGTGAAACGTAAAACGAGAAGAACCTCCTTCGTTTCACCTTTCACGTCTAACGTCTTTCGTAGAACAATTCCAGTGCGCTGGCAAAACCCTTGATGCGTCCTTTGCGGAAGACGTCCTCGAGCTGTCCGCGCAACGATCTCACGCCTCCCTCGTCGCCACGATTTGCCACCCCTTGGGACAACAACATCTCCGTGGCCACTTCGACGAGCCGCTGCTTGCGCCCCTCCATCTCAACCGTGACGAGCTCCTCCATAACCTCCGAGGCCCGTTCCCGAATAATGGCTTCCTTGAACGTGTCATATCCTTGATCCGCCACCGTCCGCTCGCGAATCACGGCGAGTTCCGCTTTGATCCGCTTCACGTCTTTCATCAACAGGGCGAAAACTTCCTTGCGCCCTTCATCGAAGAGCTTCAGCTCCATCTCGTCGAGAATAACGGCTGGATCGATCGCTTCATCCCGGGTGGTTTCATCCCCCCAATTGAGCCGATCGTAGTTCCGCCGCTTCTCCGGGTCACCAATGATTTCATACGCCGCATTGAGCTCACGGATCTTGGATTCCGCCTGTGTGCTCTCGGGGTGGCGATCAGGATGGTGCTGAAAGACCAGCTTCCGGTACGCCTTCTTGATCGCGTCGTCGGACGCGTCGCGCGAGACCCCCAGCACCCGATAGTAGTCGATTCGTGCCATGGCGGCGACTATAGCATGGGACTTCGCCTGGCTACACCTTGCCCCACGCATTGCACAACTCTAGCCTGGCGCAACTCCCAACGGCATGCGGCATGCGAAATAACCGCTTCAAATTTAGCCTGAATCGTGCGACCCCTTGACATCCCCTTAAAGCGGCTTATGGTGTAAATATGACTAACACACCGCCACCCAAAGCCCTGACCCACGACGAGAAGAAAGCTGCGGATGCGGCCTTTGCCGGTCGCCCCTTCGATGAGTCCTGGTCTGCTGCCGCCCGAGCCGTGTACGACGGTATTGTGAAGGCCTTGCCTCCCACAGACGCCGTGAGCTCTGCTCCCTCCACCGTAGAAGAATCCGCGGAGGCTCCGTCCGCGCAACATGAACCGCACGAGGCTCAAGAGCCTCTCTCGCTCGAGCCGGTCGATGGACAAGAGTTGGTAGAGGGGACAGTCCTGCCTCCGGCCATTCGCGACCGAGACGCGGCTATTCAAGCCGGAACCTTGATCGACGTGACGCCAACTGCCCTGCAACTGGGTATCACCTTCCCGGTCACGATCACCCGACCGCTCTGGGAAGTGGGCATTGTCACAACCCACGCACTCCCTGAAGCAGATCAAACGAACCGGTTACGCGACATTCTCATGGCTTTTCGCCTGCGCCTGGCCAGTCTGACAACCGTATCGCCCCTGCTCGACTTTCCAGTTCTGCTGGCCTTACCGCCGAGCACGGTGCCACAACCAGTGCCCCTGTTTGCGCTCATTCAGCCGGATCCCACGCACCAGGCGAATGTGACGCTACTGTTGCCGAACGAAGTGTCCCTCTCCATCACCTCGCTGAATTAACAGGCTGTTGAAAAAGACCGTCAGCGGCGTTCTCGGCTCGCAAGAATCCTCAACGTACCCCGAGGGTACGCCTCCGGTTCTTGCTCCGCCTGCGGCCTTGCTGGCGGTCTTTTTGAACAGCCTGCTGGCTCATCGGCCATCATCGAAAACGTCCCATTCGCCGAACCCTACCAGGGCAGAAACAGTTCCCCTTCAAGCGACTAAGCCAAATCGCTTCTGAATAAAAGCACGCTCCTCCGCCTCCGTTGTGATCGTTCCATCGATGCGTGCATCTAACAATTTCCCCAAGATGGTCCCGTACTGCGGTCCTGGCTGCAGCCCCATGGACTGAAGATCTCGTCCCGTGAGTGCCGTCTTGCTCGTTCGATTCTTCATATAGGCCACAAGTT from Nitrospirota bacterium carries:
- a CDS encoding putative Ig domain-containing protein, translated to MKHIASILSVMILGFSLLSCSGGGSGAGGGTTQVFAVSTTSATYGVVGNAYSSTLAATGGTAPFTWTLSGGTLPTGLTLNAGTGVVSGTPTAEGNPTAVFTVRDGTGKAATGSVLFAVHPRTDRVSVDGTGVAGSGASSAPSINSDGSLVAFTSQAANFVTGVSGSQIYLHSRQTNQIEVVSRDSTATIVISGNGGSSAPSISSDGSLVAFVSLATNLVTGVSGQQIYVRNRQTGQTSVISKSSAGVVGTGISSAPAISADGRYIAFVSASTNLVSGVSGAQVYVHDRQTGQTTLVSKDNNLTPIPGNDSSSTPTISSDGQFVAFASLSTNLGAAGGNRQIYVHDRLNGPNGTTSLVSKDSAGTAGNGNSSVPSISGDGRYVAFVSGATNIVAGFSGQQVYIHDRNTGANGTNSLISRDNSGTPNAGNQNSNTPSISADGRYVAFVSASTNLIALISGQQVYLHDRTGPTTSLVSRDNTSGSVVAGDAASDIPAMNGSGGFVAFASLASNLGTGGGQHTYVRATP
- a CDS encoding CPBP family intramembrane metalloprotease, with the translated sequence MMERETVPFNESPPPQSWWRATDAPPPVGIYPGRFSPKITLLAAIFLVGALAMVVWLSASSSKLERIEAPEQALSLMVSRTMDVHEGLKRARPWEQWLFTWASGDREAEQAHAIEWYRELARVSADPVVPLQLAILQAEAGHVSQALLSAHDWAEADDPLPQFADLVMAAYGEGPAQDADRYVLWQAELAELLPAGWFYDRLAEGLARRAKDHALVVRIQEQAAVRVDRQFVRSQRVTLVELSALVLGTVGLVLIWLRRKEPSSFVRLHEPGVPPPWPGGIGAAVLLRGGAIGAMGTALFLIYAPPDNASLRALAIPMTNLPLLFLAHRHLFRPAGMTFDEGFGLEIGWARAGRLATAVLAVVAAGLWGEWVMDWLSEPLHLTSHWAEWFDADLVWASPMLTAISLVEYVIFAPVFEELAFRGLLFAILRRRFRFLPAALISASIFAIAHGYGLVGFISVLWSGLLWAWMYEKTGSLLPGMLAHAINNLLVCLAVMALLR
- a CDS encoding alanine--glyoxylate aminotransferase family protein — its product is MPFPNFIPPRRLLLGPGPSMVHPRVLRALSTPLVGHLDQAFLGIMNDIQTLLRGVFQTKNRFTIAISGTGSAGMEASMVNIVEPGDTVIVGVNGVFGTRWATIVERCGGKAIRVEAPWGQIIEPEAIEQALRQSGPVKAVAIVHAETSTGVWQPLEPIARLCREHDSLFLVDAVTSLGGAPVEVDRWGIDVCYSGTQKCLSCPPGLSPFTLSERALDAIKARRTPCQSWYLDLSLIADYWAEGKRAYHHTAPISMLYALREALRLVDEEGLPARFARHQLNSDALTAGLIELGLQPLPPTGYRLPMLTCVTVPSHIPEAEIRTKLLSIYGIEIGGGLGPLTGKVWRIGFMGESSTEAHVLTLLNALEELGIRGGWLSTPGVGLQAAARIYNRKAS
- a CDS encoding DUF3365 domain-containing protein; the protein is MDNKPLLWVLGGGSFAFVAVITYWIFALTLANQMKADLVPPEKAASYIHALIEANRKNYTENVVDKLRKAGLAVAIEHWRDEKGVPLPAQFLLESGRLVAQKDLKFTFRLASMTPIYVWNGATTDFERKGLDTVTKDPSKPFGGFVRLDGGRYYQTIYPDLAVAQSCVTCHNEHPNSPRRDYKVGDVMGGIIITIPIDIP
- a CDS encoding amidohydrolase family protein encodes the protein MMKSFAIRSVRVIDGTGRTIERATVIIRGKTIAAVGPDRELSIPHGATKIDGRGLTLLPGLIDCHVHFCLGAEPDVVEAIANETPALTLLKSSRAAHQTLEAGVTTVRDVGSRDHAIFTLKQAIDTGLVPGPRIVGAGLAICMIGGHARFIGQEVEGVEQVRAVVRAQIAAGAGVIKVIASGGVLTPGTSPDQAQMTVEELRAAVEEAGQAGRKVAAHAHGSSGMKNAVRAGVHSIEHATLMDEEAATMMRGQGVFMVPTLSALATTAACRLGCGVPDSARDKAKSMTKRHAVSFKNALRDGIQIAMGTDAGTPFNFHGENAQELERMVAFGMSPMQAILASTSAAARLIGIQDLVGTIEKGKVADLLLIEGNPIRHIDLLRDRSRIVGVMQAGTWAAGPLSKT
- a CDS encoding DnaJ domain-containing protein, which produces MARIDYYRVLGVSRDASDDAIKKAYRKLVFQHHPDRHPESTQAESKIRELNAAYEIIGDPEKRRNYDRLNWGDETTRDEAIDPAVILDEMELKLFDEGRKEVFALLMKDVKRIKAELAVIRERTVADQGYDTFKEAIIRERASEVMEELVTVEMEGRKQRLVEVATEMLLSQGVANRGDEGGVRSLRGQLEDVFRKGRIKGFASALELFYERR